In a genomic window of Shouchella clausii:
- a CDS encoding ABC transporter permease — MKAVFQLLKEQYDNKHLIFRLAAFEQRSKFQLHYLGALWQLFSPLMQVVVFFVIFGLGIRQGKDVGDTPFFVWLLCGLIPWFFISPTVLQASNSIHKKINMVSKMKFPVSVLPSIVIVGNSISFFVMLGVLGIVLAIYSVFSGAYLLQLPYYLLCLYAFLYVFTLFSATIATVIRDYYNFLQAGMRMLFFLSPIVWVPASMPEKLLAILQMNPFYYIMTGFRDTFIGGRWFYEDLTYMAFFWSGILLIGFIGSHVFHKFKNSFVDYL, encoded by the coding sequence ATGAAGGCTGTTTTTCAATTGCTGAAAGAGCAATACGACAACAAACATCTTATTTTCCGCCTCGCTGCATTTGAGCAGAGGAGCAAGTTCCAGCTTCATTACTTAGGTGCGCTCTGGCAACTGTTTAGCCCACTCATGCAAGTCGTTGTCTTTTTCGTGATCTTTGGTTTAGGGATTCGCCAAGGGAAAGATGTAGGGGACACGCCGTTTTTTGTTTGGCTTTTGTGCGGTTTAATCCCATGGTTTTTTATTAGTCCTACTGTACTGCAAGCATCAAATAGCATACACAAAAAAATCAATATGGTGTCAAAAATGAAGTTTCCTGTCAGCGTGCTGCCGTCAATTGTTATTGTCGGTAATTCGATCAGCTTTTTTGTCATGCTTGGCGTTCTTGGCATTGTGTTGGCGATTTACTCGGTTTTTTCGGGTGCTTATTTGTTGCAGCTGCCTTATTACTTATTGTGCTTATACGCGTTCCTATACGTATTTACATTGTTTAGTGCTACGATAGCGACAGTCATCCGTGATTACTATAACTTTTTACAAGCAGGCATGCGGATGCTGTTTTTCTTGTCGCCAATTGTCTGGGTGCCGGCGTCGATGCCAGAAAAGCTGTTGGCGATTTTGCAGATGAACCCATTTTATTACATTATGACTGGGTTCCGGGATACCTTTATCGGCGGGCGCTGGTTTTATGAAGATTTGACATATATGGCCTTTTTCTGGTCTGGAATTTTGTTAATTGGCTTCATCGGTTCCCATGTGTTCCATAAATTTAAAAACAGCTTTGTCGATTATTTATAA
- the tagH gene encoding teichoic acids export ABC transporter ATP-binding subunit TagH → MNPKMTLTGVSKKYTLYRNNTEKLKAMFFPKTREQHRDFYALKDINLEVYEGETIGVIGINGSGKSTISNILASVIPPTEGEMTVNGETSLIAINVGLNKNLNGYENIEQKCLMHGFSKKEIEELMPAIEEFADIGDFIDQPVKNYSSGMKSRLGFAISAHTNPDILIVDEALSVGDKTFYQKCKDKIDEFKAQNKTIVFISHNIKEIKNLSDRVLWLHNGEVREFGDKNEVIKQYEDYINWFNKLSKEEKEAHKQELKEMRSLAPSLDQEQENEKAGSDGDGTQPIVQPKRDKQAVKNAVWFFSQLVVFAVIFLTAAYFLVVPQLKDGSVSEELEKEAVGAEVQAGTSMGDIDDSDVSL, encoded by the coding sequence ATGAACCCGAAAATGACATTAACGGGCGTATCGAAGAAATATACGCTCTATCGGAATAACACCGAGAAGTTAAAGGCGATGTTCTTTCCGAAAACTCGTGAGCAGCACCGTGACTTCTATGCCCTCAAAGATATAAACCTTGAAGTCTATGAAGGCGAAACAATCGGCGTCATCGGCATAAATGGGTCAGGAAAATCGACGATATCCAACATTTTAGCTAGCGTCATCCCGCCAACGGAAGGCGAAATGACGGTGAATGGCGAAACATCATTGATCGCCATTAATGTCGGCTTAAACAAAAATTTGAACGGTTACGAAAACATTGAGCAAAAATGTTTAATGCATGGTTTCAGCAAAAAAGAGATTGAAGAGCTGATGCCAGCAATCGAAGAATTTGCCGACATTGGCGATTTTATTGACCAGCCTGTTAAAAATTATTCATCAGGGATGAAATCCCGTTTAGGGTTTGCTATTTCTGCCCATACAAACCCCGACATATTAATTGTCGATGAAGCATTGTCAGTTGGCGACAAAACGTTTTACCAAAAATGCAAAGACAAAATTGATGAGTTTAAAGCGCAAAATAAAACGATCGTGTTTATTAGCCACAATATAAAAGAGATCAAAAATCTTTCGGACCGGGTGTTATGGCTTCATAATGGCGAAGTCAGGGAGTTCGGCGACAAAAACGAAGTCATTAAACAGTATGAAGACTATATTAACTGGTTTAATAAGCTCTCCAAAGAAGAAAAAGAAGCACACAAGCAAGAACTGAAAGAAATGCGCTCCCTTGCCCCATCATTAGACCAGGAGCAAGAAAACGAAAAAGCAGGTTCTGACGGCGATGGAACACAACCAATCGTACAGCCAAAGAGGGACAAACAAGCAGTTAAGAACGCTGTTTGGTTTTTTAGCCAGCTTGTCGTGTTCGCAGTCATCTTTTTAACTGCCGCTTATTTTCTTGTGGTGCCCCAACTGAAGGATGGTTCAGTCAGTGAGGAGTTGGAAAAAGAAGCGGTTGGCGCTGAAGTGCAAGCAGGGACCAGCATGGGCGATATAGACGATTCCGATGTAAGTCTATGA
- a CDS encoding MazG nucleotide pyrophosphohydrolase domain-containing protein — MNSNDFQNWVANYYEKRGWADLGIFIRMGFLSEETGELARAIRALEIGRDRPDETVATIEENRRQLAEELGDVLGNISMIASHYDLTLEDVFAAHQKKLSRRYAQSL, encoded by the coding sequence GTGAATAGCAACGATTTTCAAAACTGGGTAGCGAACTATTATGAGAAACGAGGCTGGGCTGATTTAGGCATCTTTATTCGCATGGGGTTTTTATCGGAAGAGACAGGAGAGCTTGCCCGTGCGATCCGGGCGCTGGAAATTGGCCGTGACAGGCCAGATGAAACAGTTGCGACCATAGAAGAGAACCGCCGCCAGCTTGCCGAGGAATTAGGGGATGTGCTTGGCAATATTAGCATGATTGCCAGCCATTACGACCTTACTTTGGAAGATGTATTTGCGGCTCACCAAAAAAAGCTAAGCAGACGCTACGCACAAAGTTTGTGA
- a CDS encoding M20/M25/M40 family metallo-hydrolase has protein sequence MESSAQQFLHQLLSTPSPSGLEAEIQQKWLAYVAPFADTCYTDEAGNAIAALNTGAPFNVLLAGHCDEIGFLVKAIDENGFVYVEKLGGISHKPALGMEVTILGSNGNVNGVFGTNAEHHGGAGDNFSFDDLFIDCGATSAEEIKAYVQIGDYAVYSHGAIDLLGDRLSARGLDNRSGAFMVAEILRRLQQKRPQVGVYAVSTVNEETNLGGAYFAAAGIKPNIAIALDVTFATDYPTVNAKKYGDVKVGGGPVLAKGAPINRNINALLERTAKEVGIDVQYELTPRNTGTDADRMRLTGKGVPIALVSLPLRYMHAPREVVSKQDMEQEIELLVQFIANLTGKEELRPVVWPAT, from the coding sequence ATGGAATCTTCAGCACAACAATTTTTACACCAATTGCTGTCCACGCCCTCCCCGTCAGGGCTAGAAGCAGAAATCCAACAGAAATGGCTTGCCTACGTTGCTCCATTTGCTGATACGTGTTATACGGATGAAGCTGGAAATGCAATTGCCGCACTGAACACTGGGGCGCCATTTAATGTCCTGCTGGCAGGCCATTGCGATGAAATTGGTTTTTTAGTCAAAGCGATTGATGAGAATGGTTTTGTATACGTTGAAAAACTAGGGGGAATTAGCCATAAACCAGCACTTGGCATGGAAGTGACTATACTTGGCAGCAATGGCAATGTCAATGGCGTGTTTGGCACCAATGCAGAACACCATGGCGGCGCGGGCGACAACTTTTCATTCGATGACCTTTTCATTGATTGCGGGGCTACTTCGGCTGAAGAAATAAAAGCCTATGTGCAAATTGGCGATTATGCTGTTTATAGCCATGGGGCAATCGATTTGCTTGGCGACCGATTAAGCGCAAGGGGCTTGGATAACCGGAGCGGTGCCTTTATGGTTGCCGAAATATTACGGCGCCTCCAACAAAAACGCCCTCAGGTTGGCGTGTATGCTGTCAGCACAGTTAACGAGGAAACCAATTTGGGCGGTGCTTACTTCGCCGCAGCAGGGATTAAGCCTAATATCGCCATCGCCCTTGACGTCACTTTTGCGACGGACTATCCAACAGTGAATGCCAAAAAATACGGCGATGTGAAAGTTGGCGGCGGGCCAGTGTTGGCAAAAGGAGCACCCATTAATCGCAACATCAATGCCCTGCTTGAACGTACAGCCAAAGAGGTAGGCATTGATGTCCAATACGAGCTGACCCCTAGAAACACAGGTACCGATGCTGACCGCATGCGCTTAACAGGCAAGGGCGTGCCGATTGCGCTCGTATCATTGCCACTCCGCTATATGCACGCTCCCCGTGAAGTCGTTTCGAAACAAGATATGGAACAAGAAATTGAGTTGTTGGTTCAGTTTATCGCAAACTTAACAGGCAAAGAAGAGCTGCGTCCGGTCGTTTGGCCAGCAACCTAG
- a CDS encoding IS256 family transposase yields the protein MTDFTTDIAQALVRKEDLKEVFRTHLENAVNTLLATELTAFLDYEKYDRGGFGSGNSRNGTYPRTLHTEFGDLHLSIPRDRNGEFHQQTISPYKRSNDTLESFVIHMYQKGVTTGEITDLLERMYGHHYTPQTISNMTKTMEKQVEAFKARTLAKRYVCVYLDATFIAIKRDTVSKEAVYLAIGIQEDGTKEVLAYTIAPTESALVWKEVLEDLQNRGVEDVLLFVSDGLKGIVDSIQSLFPSSSYQLCCVHLSRNLAHKVRVSDRAEVCGDFKRVYRATSKQEGQKALDDFVTKWKKVYPRATKSLEENPFILTFYDFPQAIWRSIYSTNLIESFNKQLKKYSKRKEQFPNEPSIERFLVSQFEPYNQKFSTRCHLGFDLARAELVSMFERRK from the coding sequence ATGACTGATTTTACTACAGATATTGCACAAGCTCTAGTTCGGAAAGAGGATTTGAAAGAAGTTTTTCGAACGCATCTAGAAAACGCCGTCAACACCCTTCTAGCCACAGAATTAACGGCTTTTCTGGACTATGAGAAATACGATCGTGGTGGATTTGGTTCAGGAAACTCGAGGAATGGCACGTACCCGCGTACGCTTCATACAGAGTTTGGGGATCTTCACCTTTCCATTCCGAGAGATCGAAATGGGGAGTTTCACCAACAAACGATCTCACCGTATAAGCGATCCAATGACACGCTTGAATCATTCGTCATCCACATGTATCAAAAAGGAGTCACGACAGGAGAGATCACCGATCTCCTTGAACGCATGTATGGCCATCATTACACGCCACAAACCATTTCGAATATGACCAAAACGATGGAGAAACAAGTCGAAGCTTTTAAAGCACGAACCCTGGCGAAGCGATATGTCTGTGTCTATTTAGATGCCACCTTTATTGCGATTAAACGAGACACGGTTTCAAAAGAAGCGGTCTATTTGGCCATTGGTATTCAAGAGGATGGGACGAAAGAAGTGCTGGCGTACACGATCGCACCAACTGAATCGGCTTTGGTCTGGAAAGAAGTCTTAGAAGATCTTCAGAATCGAGGCGTCGAGGACGTGTTGCTTTTTGTTTCGGATGGGCTTAAAGGAATCGTCGATTCCATTCAAAGTCTCTTTCCTTCTTCGTCCTATCAATTGTGTTGTGTCCATTTATCACGCAACCTCGCACACAAGGTTCGCGTTTCAGACCGGGCTGAAGTCTGTGGTGATTTTAAGCGAGTCTACCGCGCGACCAGCAAACAAGAGGGCCAAAAAGCGCTCGATGACTTCGTGACAAAATGGAAAAAAGTCTATCCAAGAGCAACAAAATCACTTGAGGAGAATCCTTTTATACTCACGTTTTACGACTTCCCTCAAGCCATTTGGCGAAGCATTTATTCCACCAATCTTATTGAATCCTTTAATAAACAGTTAAAGAAGTACAGCAAGCGGAAAGAGCAATTTCCAAATGAACCGTCCATTGAGCGGTTCCTCGTTAGTCAGTTTGAACCCTACAATCAAAAATTCTCAACACGTTGTCATCTTGGATTTGATTTAGCAAGAGCTGAATTAGTAAGCATGTTTGAACGAAGAAAATAA
- a CDS encoding anthranilate synthase component I family protein, whose product MTVPFPYVSLTRKIKGVNTSFNYLVEKFVDKDGLFLLESSPGHDQFSYIGFDPFLEVKCFDDYVEIKNSLSKDTTFKEGDIFEIIRGLVKEYSKNSTGEDKYQNGLVGFLTYECVKFIEKIDCNNKRELNLPLAVFTVPRSLIIRDHHKMEYMLVQNVFKEEGLNTDLNELFYRKKRLLEQYTQLLKDGQKYITEEKDKLFVNTKLNYQESISKKEYIEKVSECKEYIIEGDIFQIQLSRRLKTKFNHSPIEFYFKLKEINPSPYMFFMKFEDKFLIGASPELLVKVENREMYLYPIAGTRKRYSTRKTEEEIIDELKSDEKERAEHIMLVDLARNEIGRVSKYGTVKVKELMGIEKYSHVIHMVSIVQGTLQHGKDAIDALKSSFPAGTVTGAPKIRAMEIISEMENVQREFYSGGMVFHDFTGNLKSSIIIRSVLIQDGYAYTQAAAGVVYDSIPENEFKETTNKMQACLQALAALEQEGVQ is encoded by the coding sequence TTGACGGTCCCTTTTCCGTACGTTTCTTTAACAAGAAAAATTAAAGGAGTAAATACTTCTTTTAATTATTTAGTCGAAAAATTTGTTGACAAAGACGGCTTATTCTTATTGGAAAGTTCGCCAGGACATGACCAGTTTTCATACATTGGGTTTGATCCTTTTTTAGAAGTGAAATGTTTTGATGATTATGTTGAAATTAAAAATTCACTTTCAAAAGACACTACTTTCAAAGAAGGTGATATTTTCGAAATAATTAGGGGTTTGGTTAAAGAGTATAGTAAAAATTCTACTGGCGAAGATAAATATCAGAATGGCCTCGTTGGATTTTTAACATATGAGTGCGTAAAGTTTATAGAGAAAATAGATTGTAATAATAAGAGAGAATTAAATTTGCCATTAGCTGTTTTTACTGTCCCCAGAAGTCTAATCATACGTGACCATCACAAAATGGAATATATGTTAGTCCAAAATGTATTTAAAGAAGAAGGATTAAATACTGATTTAAATGAACTTTTTTACAGAAAGAAAAGGTTATTAGAACAATACACTCAACTATTAAAAGATGGGCAAAAGTATATTACTGAAGAAAAAGATAAGCTTTTTGTGAATACTAAATTGAACTATCAAGAAAGTATTTCAAAAAAAGAATATATAGAGAAAGTTTCGGAATGTAAGGAGTATATTATAGAGGGTGATATATTTCAAATTCAGTTATCAAGAAGATTAAAAACGAAGTTCAATCACAGTCCAATTGAATTCTATTTCAAGTTAAAGGAGATTAATCCATCTCCCTATATGTTTTTTATGAAATTTGAGGATAAATTTTTAATAGGAGCTTCACCTGAATTGTTAGTTAAAGTTGAAAATAGAGAGATGTATCTGTATCCGATAGCAGGAACTAGAAAGCGGTATTCAACTCGTAAAACAGAAGAAGAGATAATTGACGAATTAAAAAGTGATGAGAAGGAAAGAGCTGAGCATATTATGCTGGTGGATTTAGCACGTAATGAAATTGGAAGAGTTAGTAAATATGGAACAGTTAAAGTTAAAGAGTTAATGGGAATTGAAAAATACTCTCACGTTATTCATATGGTTTCCATAGTTCAGGGTACTCTTCAACACGGAAAAGACGCGATAGACGCTCTAAAGTCTAGCTTTCCTGCAGGAACAGTAACTGGAGCGCCAAAAATTCGAGCAATGGAAATTATATCGGAGATGGAAAACGTGCAACGGGAGTTTTATTCTGGTGGTATGGTTTTTCATGATTTTACAGGGAATTTAAAATCATCAATTATTATTAGATCGGTGTTGATCCAAGATGGGTATGCATATACGCAAGCTGCAGCCGGAGTGGTTTATGACTCTATTCCTGAAAATGAATTTAAAGAGACGACTAATAAAATGCAGGCATGTCTACAAGCGCTAGCAGCTTTAGAACAGGAGGGAGTTCAATGA
- a CDS encoding anthranilate synthase component II — protein MIVVVDNYDSFTYNIVDYLGKISDLKIVVSRNDEISIAQLSLLNPEYIIISPGPKRPKDAGISKDIISSFKGRIPILGVCLGHQAIAEVFGSEIVKATEPKHGKVSLIRHNNDLLFQGVANNFKATRYHSLVINQDNLSDNIEVLAYSKDDNEIMAIKHKVFPIYGLQFHPESIYTLEGLRLMDNFLRITKKNAAPLIS, from the coding sequence ATGATTGTTGTAGTAGATAATTATGACTCATTCACATATAATATCGTAGATTATTTGGGGAAAATTAGTGATTTAAAAATAGTAGTCTCTCGAAATGATGAAATCAGTATAGCGCAACTTTCTTTATTAAATCCTGAGTACATTATTATCTCGCCTGGTCCAAAGCGCCCAAAAGATGCAGGGATATCGAAGGACATTATTTCGAGCTTTAAAGGTCGGATCCCCATACTAGGAGTTTGTCTAGGTCACCAAGCTATAGCTGAAGTATTTGGCAGTGAAATAGTGAAAGCCACTGAGCCCAAACACGGGAAAGTTTCTTTAATAAGACATAACAATGATTTGTTATTTCAAGGAGTTGCTAACAATTTCAAAGCAACGCGTTATCATTCTTTAGTAATAAATCAAGATAATTTATCAGACAATATCGAGGTATTGGCGTATTCAAAAGATGATAATGAAATAATGGCTATTAAGCATAAAGTTTTCCCAATCTATGGGTTACAATTTCATCCAGAATCGATCTATACTTTAGAAGGATTAAGGCTGATGGATAATTTTTTACGCATTACGAAAAAAAATGCAGCTCCACTGATAAGCTAA
- a CDS encoding glycosyltransferase — protein sequence MNPNQDYYIYTKNHCDLRSKHKKVLITTFSRSSLGHMMRAIAIGLELQKRSHDVLLACAEETLYLPKSYGLNCVKVHELEPMPLWSKMNREVDLSEITKKRLASKNYIEKCMIDDTTLINQFKPDVVLHDMRITSGVSAKLANIPSISLNNIKLFNFPLSTVIPLVIDQMKVMGISESAIKHIFGDVVVIPDFSNFEPMCHIPKGIMEIINESVKEIYYCGPLMTIYPSQLPKKKILKKNLTSNSDAPLVYITFGGSPSGKEYLISVLKGLAKISANIVVSTGNNIPINDIKEVVSEIKSLNTNVSVKVAQHFENSIEIMKSADLAITHGGHGTLMEGIFSGTPQIIIPHNNEQLDNAKRCLKMNVGEILEKDNVQITIQKMVERMLADKKIQNACEEVSSKMAHFKGTENLANFIENRLTY from the coding sequence ATGAATCCGAACCAAGACTATTATATTTATACGAAAAATCATTGTGATCTCAGAAGTAAGCATAAAAAGGTATTGATTACTACTTTTAGCCGAAGCAGTTTGGGACATATGATGAGGGCTATTGCAATAGGATTAGAATTACAAAAAAGAAGCCACGATGTTTTATTAGCGTGTGCTGAGGAAACCTTGTACTTGCCAAAGTCATACGGTTTAAATTGTGTTAAGGTACATGAATTAGAGCCAATGCCTTTGTGGTCAAAAATGAACAGAGAAGTGGATCTTTCGGAAATTACCAAGAAGAGGTTGGCCAGCAAAAATTATATTGAAAAGTGTATGATAGATGATACAACACTTATAAATCAATTCAAACCAGATGTTGTATTGCATGATATGCGAATAACATCTGGAGTATCGGCTAAGCTTGCTAACATTCCATCTATTTCATTAAATAATATAAAGTTATTCAATTTCCCTCTTTCAACGGTAATTCCTTTAGTAATAGACCAAATGAAAGTTATGGGAATAAGCGAATCGGCTATAAAACATATTTTTGGTGATGTAGTAGTGATCCCTGATTTTTCAAATTTTGAACCAATGTGTCATATTCCGAAGGGCATAATGGAAATTATAAATGAATCTGTAAAAGAAATTTACTATTGTGGACCTTTAATGACGATATACCCATCTCAATTACCTAAGAAAAAGATATTAAAAAAGAATTTAACAAGCAATTCTGATGCCCCGCTTGTATATATTACCTTTGGAGGATCGCCCTCAGGAAAAGAATATTTAATATCTGTTCTAAAGGGTTTGGCAAAGATCAGCGCTAATATTGTAGTTTCCACAGGTAATAATATACCAATTAATGATATTAAAGAAGTTGTTTCGGAAATAAAGTCTCTCAATACTAACGTTAGTGTTAAAGTTGCTCAACATTTCGAAAATAGTATAGAAATTATGAAGTCTGCAGATTTGGCAATTACCCATGGTGGGCATGGAACTCTTATGGAAGGAATCTTCAGTGGGACCCCGCAAATAATCATTCCCCACAACAACGAACAGCTAGATAATGCTAAACGGTGTTTAAAAATGAATGTAGGAGAAATTTTAGAGAAGGATAACGTTCAGATCACTATTCAGAAAATGGTTGAACGTATGTTAGCTGATAAAAAAATTCAGAATGCTTGCGAAGAAGTTTCTAGCAAAATGGCGCATTTTAAAGGTACAGAGAACCTTGCAAATTTTATTGAAAATCGACTAACTTATTAA
- a CDS encoding glycosyltransferase, with product MISVIIPTFNKAEYLELTLASFVNQTCKDYELIVVDDGSEDNTKIVVNDYMDIINIKYFFQNNKGRASARNTGILQSSGTLIIFNDDDRIVSPFFIEEHKKKHKNNSNLILIGWKYNVLSIWKPDELPLLKSSLRKMFPNLEHHNKIKLLLHPKDIIDNFSESIKPFIVGEEPDNHIDIIKAYSESLDNFNFPWVLGTTGNLSVAKQKIEKVGLFDENYKGWGVEDTDFCYRLYNEGGVFRVDKGASNYHQIHPIGQKRSPKDHLSIERKRTLNKNYFYFCNKFQDLHVYLAWRSFFSENMNLKKANEIINQNNKSVKEELKNLYECLIKNEMKGNIYK from the coding sequence ATGATTAGCGTTATAATACCTACTTTTAACAAAGCAGAGTATTTAGAGTTAACCCTTGCATCATTCGTGAATCAGACATGTAAAGATTATGAATTAATAGTTGTCGATGATGGTAGTGAAGATAACACGAAAATAGTAGTCAACGATTATATGGATATTATTAATATAAAATATTTTTTTCAAAACAATAAGGGAAGGGCTAGTGCCAGAAACACTGGTATTCTTCAATCATCTGGTACATTGATAATATTTAACGATGACGATAGAATCGTAAGCCCTTTTTTTATTGAAGAACATAAAAAGAAACATAAAAATAACAGTAATTTGATTTTAATAGGTTGGAAATATAATGTCCTTTCAATATGGAAGCCAGACGAACTCCCCTTACTGAAAAGTAGCCTAAGAAAAATGTTTCCTAATTTAGAACATCATAATAAAATTAAATTGCTCTTACATCCAAAAGACATAATAGATAATTTTTCCGAAAGCATAAAACCTTTTATTGTAGGAGAAGAACCTGATAATCATATTGATATAATTAAAGCTTACTCTGAAAGTCTAGATAATTTTAATTTTCCTTGGGTTCTTGGGACCACGGGAAACTTATCTGTTGCGAAACAAAAAATAGAAAAAGTAGGATTATTTGATGAGAATTATAAGGGATGGGGTGTGGAGGACACTGATTTTTGCTATAGATTATATAATGAAGGTGGTGTGTTCCGTGTAGATAAAGGGGCAAGCAATTATCATCAAATTCATCCAATTGGTCAAAAAAGAAGTCCTAAAGATCATTTAAGCATTGAGAGAAAGAGAACGCTAAACAAGAATTATTTTTATTTTTGCAATAAATTTCAAGACTTGCATGTTTATTTGGCTTGGCGTTCCTTCTTTAGTGAGAATATGAATTTGAAAAAGGCAAATGAAATTATTAATCAAAACAATAAAAGTGTTAAAGAAGAGCTAAAAAACTTATACGAATGTTTGATAAAAAATGAGATGAAGGGAAATATTTATAAGTAA
- a CDS encoding sugar efflux transporter has translation MKKIIHTYYLQYKQLVKIGGYSILLVTIVLTGLVFSLTQPFLSIFAVEVVGMTPTQLGIYMSLTAIFGVIISTLIAKVSDGKVTRKLIIIIVSLAGVIGYTIFAFSRHYVVLLVSAISFLAVVSSGFPQLFALARETVVNEGSTEKELAISNLRMFFSLAWVVGPVIGALILRGMGYQGLFLIAALIYLTIIVLLALYPKQRQLGPIKVTTSSSSSNPHVSNFSLKIITVSFVLLMTSSSISMINTPLFIIDTLSEENSTVGILFSISAALEIPFMILLGLKTTLSNKSNILLLGTLTYSIYFLGLFLSNYIWQILILQLFGAFSTAVIMANGMIYFQDLLPDKPGTVTTLFSNTNKLGGMLAGFITGTVADFLNYRSVFIACLIMTTISGMLIFFVSKIQKKKVS, from the coding sequence ATGAAAAAAATTATACATACCTATTATCTGCAATATAAACAATTAGTGAAAATAGGTGGTTATTCAATACTATTAGTAACAATTGTGCTTACTGGTTTAGTTTTTTCACTAACACAACCCTTCTTATCTATATTTGCTGTGGAAGTAGTTGGAATGACCCCAACACAATTAGGAATTTATATGAGTTTAACTGCTATTTTTGGGGTTATAATCAGTACTTTAATTGCAAAAGTATCAGATGGAAAAGTTACTAGGAAATTAATTATAATAATAGTTAGCCTAGCTGGAGTTATCGGATATACTATTTTTGCTTTTTCGAGACATTATGTTGTTTTATTGGTTTCTGCCATTAGTTTTCTTGCAGTAGTTTCTTCAGGTTTTCCCCAATTATTTGCGCTGGCCAGAGAAACAGTAGTAAATGAAGGCAGCACAGAAAAAGAGTTGGCGATTAGTAATTTGAGAATGTTTTTTTCTCTAGCATGGGTAGTAGGGCCTGTTATTGGCGCATTAATTTTGAGGGGGATGGGGTATCAGGGGCTTTTTTTAATTGCTGCACTTATTTACCTAACTATAATAGTTCTGTTAGCTCTATATCCAAAACAGAGGCAACTAGGACCAATAAAAGTAACCACTAGTTCTTCTAGTTCAAACCCCCACGTCAGCAATTTTAGTTTGAAAATTATAACGGTTTCTTTTGTCCTGTTAATGACGAGCTCTTCTATTTCAATGATAAATACTCCCTTGTTTATAATAGACACACTATCTGAAGAGAACTCAACCGTAGGGATACTGTTTAGTATTTCTGCAGCACTCGAAATACCATTTATGATTCTACTTGGACTTAAAACTACACTATCGAATAAGTCAAATATATTGTTATTAGGGACACTAACTTATTCTATTTACTTTCTCGGCTTATTTCTATCTAATTATATATGGCAAATATTAATTCTACAATTATTTGGAGCATTTTCAACTGCTGTTATTATGGCAAATGGAATGATATATTTTCAAGATTTATTGCCAGATAAACCTGGAACAGTAACTACGTTATTTTCAAATACAAACAAGTTAGGTGGCATGCTAGCAGGATTTATAACAGGAACGGTAGCCGATTTTTTAAACTATAGATCTGTTTTTATAGCTTGTTTAATTATGACAACCATATCGGGAATGCTGATTTTCTTTGTATCAAAAATACAAAAGAAGAAAGTAAGTTAA